The genomic stretch CATCAGGACGTGTCCCAGCTCGTGCAGGCACACGAACGTCACCAGTCCCGCCAGAACCTGCGCGGCGATCAGGACGGCACTCACGCGTCCCGCCAGCGTTTGCGCGCGGGGTACAGGGGCTGCTGGGTGCCAGCCAGCGCGTCGTATTCCTCGCGGAAGTGTTTGATGCTGCTCAGGACCGGGCCGAGGCAGGCGTCGGCCAGCGCGCAGAAGCTGCGGCCGCCGATGTTGTCGCTCATGTCCAGGATGAGCTGCACGTCGCCGGGCTGGCCGCGTCCGGTGACGAGTTTCTGGTACATGCGGGTCATCCAGCCGCTGATGCCCTCGCGGCAGGGGGTGCACTTGCCGCAGGATTCGTGGCCGTAGAAGCGCACGAGGTTCCAGGTGGCGTTCACGATGCAGTCCGCCTTCGGGATCAGGGTCACGCCCCCGGTGCCGAGCATGCTGCCCGCAGCCGCGACGGATTCGTAGTCCATGGGCGTGTCGAGGATCGCGTCGGTCCAGGGCAGCATGGGGCAGCTGCTCCCGCCGGGAATGATGGCCTTCATCTCTTCGAGGGGGCCGCCGGCCCAGTCGTAGATGAGTTCGCGGAAGGTGGTGCCCAGCGGCAGTTCGTACACGCCGGGCCGCGCGACGGGGCCGGAGATCTGGAAGAGTTTCATTCCTTTGCTCTTCTCGGTGCCCATGCCCGCGTGCCAGTCCGCGCCGTACCGGAGGATCTGCGTGGCGGCGCAGAAGGTTTCCACGTTGTTGATGGTGGTCGGCAGGCCGTACAGGCCCGCCGCCGCCGGGAACGGGGGCTTGAGGCGCGGGTTGGCGCGCAGGCCCTCCAGCGAGTTCATGAGTGCGGTTTCCTCGCCGCAGATGTACGCCCCGGCGCCCCGGTGCACGAACAGCTGGAAGTCGAAGCCGCTGCCCAGGATGTTCTGCCCGAGCAGTCCGGCCTCGCGGGCCTCGTGAATCGCGGCCCAGACGCGTTCGGCGGCGTGCACGTACTCCCCGCGAATGTAGATGTAGCCCACACTGGCGCGCATGGCGTACGCGGCGATGATCATGCCCTCGATCAGCTGGTGCGGGTCCTCGGAGAGCAGGTAGCGGTCCTTGAAGCTGCCGGGTTCGGACTCGTCCGCGTTGCAGATGATGTAGTGCGGTTTGCCGTCCTTCAGGGGCATGAACGACCACTTCAGGCCGGTCGCGAAGCCCGCGCCGCCGCGCCCGCGCAGGCCGGACTTCTTCACTTCCTCGATCACGGCGTCCGGCCCCATCGCGAAGGCGCGTTTCACCGGCTCGTACCCGCCGTTCCGGCGGTAGTAAGGAAGCGTCCAGCTGCCCTCCTGCCCGACGTGCGCGTACAGCGTCGGCGCAAAACGCGGGTCCTTCGCGCTGGTAATGGGTTTGGGCGGCGTGGGGGCGGTGGCGGTCATGCCTCACCCCCGGCCTGTTCCGGCAGGCGGTGCAGGCCCGTCACGCTCGACCCGACCGCCTGCCCGGACGCCAGCACCTGCCGCCCGTCCGCGCCCACCGTCACCGGTACCGGGTTGTCCGGCAGCGGTTGCAGATCGTTTCGCAGCGACGTCAGAATCCGCGCGCACTTCGACGGCCCCACGTTCTCGTAGTACCCGTCGTCGTTGATCTGCATCATCGGCGCGGTCCCGCACGAGCCCAGGCACTCGACCTTCTGCACGCTGAAGCGCCCGTCCGCGCTGACCTCGCCCGGCTGCACGTCCAGCGTCTCCACGAGGTGATCCCACAACTCGTCCGACCCGGCCAGCGCGCACATCAGCGTGCTGCACACCTGCAGGTGGTATTTGCCCGTGGGAAGCGTGTGGTACGTCGAGTAGAAGCTCATGACCGAACGCACCTCGGTCGCCGTCGTGCCGCACAGCGCGGCGATCTCGGCCATGCGAGCTTCGGACACGAACCCCTCGGCGTCCTGCACCTCGCGCAGCAGCGGCATCAGCGCGCTGCGCCGCCCCTGCGGCGAATCCGGGTAACGGCTGAAAATATCCGCCACCAGTGGTTGTTTCTCAGCGAAGTAACTCAAGACCGTCCTCCTGAAATTCGGTACAGATACACCAGACACATGACCGCCGGCGCGGTCACCACCGTGCCCCAGGCAAGCTCCAGCAGCGTGGGCGCGCCGCGACCCAGCTCTTCCACGAACGTTCCGATCATGACCAGGGAACCCAGGACTCCACCCAGTAGACCCAGACGCAGCCACAGATTCCCCCGGAGCGTTCCCTGCCAGCGGCGGGTCACCGCCGTGATCAGTGCCACCCAGCCGCCCACGCCCAGCAGGACGTACAACGGTGCCAGCAGCATCAGCCAGCCCGAACTCCGCTCAGACAGCATGGGCAGGTGCGTAAGGATCGCCCCGCCGAGCAGCGATCCCAGGAGCGTGAAGGGCAGCAGGACGAGGGCTGGAACGAACACGAAGGTCACGTCCACCGCACGGCTCCAGTGCGACGGATTCACCGGACTCATCGCGATCACGCTCACCGGTCCACGTCGCCCAGCACGGGGTCAATGGTGGCGAGGATCGTGATGAGGTCAGCGAACTGCGCGCCGACGCAGGCGTACTCCAGCGCCTGGAGGTTCACGAAGCTGGGGGCGCGGATCTTCACGCGGTAGGGCATGCTGCCGCCATCGCTGACGATGTAGTACCCGACCTCGCCGCGCGCACTCTCGACGGGCACGTACACTTCGCCCAGCGGTGGGTGGAAGCCTTCCGTGACGAGTTTGAAGTGGTGGATGACCGCTTCCATGCTCGTTTCGAGTTCGTGGCGGGGGGGGAGGCTGATCTTGCGGTTGGGGTCCTTGACCGGGCCGGGTTTGAGGCGCCTGAGGCCCTGGCGGACGATCTTGATGCTCTCGCCGAATTCGAGGAGGCGCATGTTGAAGCGCGCCAGACTGTCGCCGTCGGGGCTGGTGATGACGTTGAAGTCGTAGGTTTCGTAGCCGCAGTAGGGGTTGTCCTTGCGGTGGTCGAGGGGTACGCCGCTGGCGCGCAGGTTGGGTCCGGTGAGGCCCAGGTCGAGGGCGACCTCGGGCGGGATGACGCCAACCCCCCTGGCGCGGTCGAGGAAGATGGGGTTCTGCGCGAACAGGGTGGTGTACTCGGTGACGCCGCGTTCCATCTGATCCAGGAATTTCTCGACGCGGGGTGCCCAGTCGTCGGGAATGTCGCGGCTGAGGCCGCCCACGCGGAAGTACCCCTGGTTCATGCGGTAGCCGCACACGGCCTCGAACAGGTCCTGCAGGGCTTCCTTCTCGCGGAAGGCGTAGAAGAACGGCGTCAGGGCGCCCAGGTCGAGCAGGCCGGTGCCGACGAACACGAGGTGGCTGTGGATGCGCCCGAGTTCGTGCAGGATGACGCGCACGGTGGTGGCCCGTTCGGGCACGTCCGCCCCGAGGAGTTTCTCGACGCTCAGGACGTACGCGAGTTCGTGGCCGAAGGAGTGCAGGTAGTCGGTGCGGGGCGCATACGTGACGCCCTGCTGGTACGTGCGGTTCTCGAAGGTCTTCTCGAAGCCGGTGTGCAGGTACCCCATGTGCGGGGTGACCTTCACGACGTACTCGCCGTCCATGTCCACGACCAGCCGCAGCACGCCGTGCGTACTGGGGTGCTGCGGCCCGACGTTCAGGCTCATGATCTGCGTGTGCATCTGCCCCTCGGGCAGCGTGCCGGGACGTTCGGGCGCGGTGGTCACGGCGCACCTCCGATGGGGGTGATCGTTGAAGGGTGACGGTTGATGGAGACCGCCAGGACCTCGCGGGCCTGTTCCATCAACTGGTGTCTATCCACCATCGACATCACTTCGGCCCTCCTTCCGGCATGACGGGCGGGGTGCGGTCCTCGCCGCGGCCCCGGCGCAGTTCGCCGCGGTACCCGGTGAGGCCGCTGCTCTGTCCGGTCAGTCCGGCGCGGAAGGCGGCGGGGTCCAGGAACCGGCCGTCGCGGAACAGGGTGGGTGTCTCGCCCAGCGGGAAGTCCTTGCGCAGCGGGTGGCCCTCCAGGTCGTCGGGCGTGAGGACCTTGCGCAGGTCGGGGTGCCCGGTGAAGGACACGCCCATCAGGTCGTACACCTCGCGTTCCAGGTAGTTCGCGGCGCGCCAGATGGGGTACAGGCTGGGCAGCGCCTCGCCGTCGTCGAGCCAGACGCGCAGGAACACCCTGCGGTGGTCGCGCGGGTGGTAGATGTTGTGCAGCACCGCGAAGCGTTTCGGTCGGGCTTCGGTGTACGTGCTGTAGTCGATGCCGACGGTGTCCATCAGCATGAACCCGTGGTCCTTGAGGGCCTGCGCGGCGCGCAGCAGGTCGCCGGGCGTGACCAGGGCAGTGGGTTCGGCGGCGTGGTCCTCGGTCAGGCCCAGCTCGGCGATCAGGCCCGTCACGTCGCGGCTCGTCACGTTGCGGCTGGGCGCGGCCGGAGCGGGTGCAGGTGCGGCTGCGGGCGTGACGGCCGGCGCGGCGCTGGTGCTGGACTGCGCGACGCCCTCGCGGCCCATCGGTCTGGCGTCTGCGGGTTTCAGCGGGTCCATGCGTCCACCATGGGCAGCTGATGGCCCAACTGGTCGAAGGCCTCGCCGCGCACCTTCTTCTGCAACTGCATCACGGCGTAGATCAGCGCCTCCGGGCGCGGGGGGCAGCCGGGCACGAAGATGTCCACCGGGACCACGCTGTCCACGTTCTGCACGATCGCGTAGTTGTTGAACATGCCCCCGCTGCTGGCGCAGGCGCCCATGCTGATCACCCATTTCGGGTCGGGCATCTGGTCGTACACGCGGCGCATGACCGGCGCCATCTTCTTGCTCAGGCGCCCGGCGACGATCATCACGTCCGCCTGCCGGGGCGAGGCGCGGAATACCTCGCTGCCGAAACGCGCCAGGTCGTTGCGGCCGTCGGTGCTGCTCATCATCTCGATCGCGCAGCACGCCAGCCCGAACGTCGCGGGCCACAGACTGTTACTGCGCCCCCACGCGACCAGCTTCTCCAGGCTGGAAAACAGAATCCCCTCGGACTCCAGCTCCTGCCAGTCCTTCTCGAACAGTTCCTTCAGTGGCATGGGACGACCTCCGGTTGGGGCCAATGGCAGATGGCTGATGGCAGATAGCCCGCAGTCTTCAGGCCATCAGCCATCTGCTTTCTGCTTTCCGCGTGTGTCAGGCCCATTCCAGCACCTTCTTTTTCAGCACGTACACGTACCCGACGAGCAGCAGCAGGACGAAGGTGATGGCTTCGAAGAAGGCGAAGGGGATGAGTTTCTGGTAGGCGACGGCCAGGGGGTAGAAGAAGGCGGTTTCGATGTCGAAGATGATGAACAGCATGGCCACGAGGTAGAAGTGGACGGGGAAGCGCTGGCCGGTGCCGACGCCGCCGCGTTCGGGGTCGTTGCCGCTTTCGTAGGCCATGAGTTTGGTGCGGCTGGCCTTCTTGGGGCCGAGGAGGGCGCTGGCGAGGACGGCGACGATGCCGATGCCGAGCGCGACGAGCAGCATGATGACGAAGTTGGCGTATTCGATGGTCGGTCTCCTTTCTGGGTCTGCGCCGCCCTCCACACCACCTGCTCGTGAAAAACGGCACTAGGATCTGGAAAAAAAGAGAAATCCTGAAACGAACTGCACTTCTGAACTGTTGGTACACCCTGTTTTATCACGGTTCACACGACACGCAGGCACAAACAGCCAACCCCGCCCCTGTCAGGCCCACGTCTGCACCCACACCCGCACCACCGGCGGCATGTGCGCCCCGCCGACGCGACAGACAGTGGCACAGTGACGACATGCCCAGACCCACCCTCCTGCTGACCCTCGCCGCCCTGACCCTGGGCACCGCGCACGCCGTCCGCGTTCCGGACTTCCTGAACCGCGTGGACCGCATCACCACCCGGCCCTTCTGCCAGACCTTCGGCTGCCACGCCCAGCCCGTCACGGTCGGTCCGGACGCCACCTACCGCTCCGTGACGCTCACCACGTACCGCTACGAGATCCAGAAGATCTTCGGGCAACTGACCATCCGCCGCATGCAGGACGGGTACGTGTACGACATGCACCTCACGGCCGCCGCGTACCCCCTGACCGACGTGCAGGCCCGCGCGTTCTCCCTGCTGACCCGCGACCTGCTGGACGTCACCTTCAGCCGGGCGCAGTTGAACACCTGCCTGAACGAAGCGCGGCAGGACGATCAGGGCGGCTTCCTGACCCTGGTGGACCAGTGGGCCGTCGGGTGCAGCCTGATTCCGCAGGACGGCTCGTTCAAGAGCGTCATCACCATCTGGCCGATCGGCTGACCCGGACGCCCTCCACCCGGAAGGGCGCCGGGTTGACAACTTCACGTCCGGAGGGGCCTTTCTTTCCTACTCACTTCGCCCGGACCCAGCGGCTTTATAAGCCATTCAGTCGGAGTCCGTACTACACCAGTTCCACAAAGTCGTCGTCGTCGTTATCCTGCGCGGACGGCACCGTGAAGATGAACGACGCGCCCTTGCCGCGTTCGGATTCCACGCGGATGGTGCCGCCGTGCTCCTCGACCGCCAGTTTGCAGAACGCCAGTCCCATGCCGGTATCGAAGCGGCCGTGCAGGGTCAGGCGGGACTGCTCGAACGCCGCGAACAGGTTGGGGATGTCGTCGGCCGGGATGCCCTCGCCGTCGTCGCGGACCATGACCTGCACGCCCTCCGGGATGCTTTTGGCCATGATGGTGATCACGCCGCCCGTGGTGGTGTGCTTCAGGGCGTTGCTGATCAGGTTCGCCAGGACGCGGCGCAGGATTTCCGGGTCGGCGCTGGCGGGGCTCATGTCGGCCTCGATGTCCACGCGCACGTGCCGGTCGCGCAGGCCGCTGCCCACGTCGCCGCGCGCCTGTTCGATCACCTCGCGGAACATGGGCGTGAACATCAGTTCGCGTTTCAGGTTCATCTTCCCGGCCTGGATCTTGCGGACGTCCAGCATGTTCGCCGCGAGGTGCAGCAGGTGCTGCGTCTCGTCGTGCGCGACTTTCAGCAGTTCGCGGTTGTCCTCGGGGACGCGCGGGTCGTCCTGCACAATCTCGATCAGGCCCATCACGGCCGCGATGGGGTTTTTCAGGTCGTGGACCAGCATGTGCACCAGCTGGTCGCGCACGCGTTCCTCGTGCTCCCAGGTGTCCATGCGGCGTTGCAGGCTCGCCACGCGCGTCAGGGCCTCGCGGTGCTGCTGCGCGCGGGCCAGCATGGTCCGTACCTGCAGGGCCATCGCCTCGGGCGGGGTGGCGTCGCTGATCAGGGCGTCCGCTCCGGCGGCCAGCAGTTCGCCCAGGCCCTGGGTGCCCACGCCCAGCCACTGCGTGCCGCTCAGTTCGGCGCGCTGGCGCAGCATGGGCAGCACCTGATGCAGGGGCACGCCGGGCGTGCTGGTGTACAGCAGCGCCACGTCGGGAATGATGACGTGCGATTCGCGCAGCAGGCTTTCCGCGTCCGGGATGTGCTTGACGACCGCGCGGGGCAGCAGCGGCGTCAGTTGCAGCGCGCGGCCCGGATCAGCAGCGACGACAAACACATGGAGAGTCTCGGGAGTCGTCATGAAGTGCCTTGCAGTGTACCCCGCCGCTGCCGGGCATGTCGGGAAGACCTTCACACGGACCCTTCCCCCCGCCGGAGGGGCCATGAGGACCGCGCCCCGGACGGTGAAGGTCCGGGGCGCGGCGGGAACACGGGAGGAGTGGGGTTCAGCCCTTGACGGACCCGGCCAGCAGGCCGCGCACGAAGTACCGGCCCAGCAGGATGTACACCAGCAGGGTGGGCAGCGCCGCCAGGATCGCGCCGGCCATCGGCAGGTTCCAGCTGACTGCCTGACCGCCCGCCAGTTGCGACAGGGCGTACGTGACGGGCTGGCTGGTCGTGTTGGTCAGGGTGGCGGCGAACAGGAACTCGTTCCAGACCTGCGTGAACTGCCAGATGATCACGACCACGAAACCGGGGATGCTGATCGGGAAGATCACGAGGCGGTAGATGCTCCAGAAGCCCGCGCCGTCGATGGTGGCGGCCTCGACGAGCGCGTCGGGCACGTCGGCGTAGAAGTTCCGGAAGATCAGCGTGGTGATCGGAATGCCGTACACCACGTGCGCCAGGATCAGACCCCAGATGCTGCCGTACAGGCCGATGGACTTGATGAACTGGAACAGCGGGATCAGCACTGCCTGGTACGGAATGAACATCCCGAACAGCATCAGCGCGAACAGGGTGTTCGCCCCACGGAACTTCCACTTGCTCAGGGCGTAGCCGTTCAGGCTGCCCAGCATGGCGCTCAGCAGCGTGGCGACCACGGCCAGGAACAGGCTGTTGAGCATGTTCCCGCCGATCTTGCCCCACGCCTCACTGAAACTGGCCCAGTTCAGCGCGGCCGGCCAGTGCCAGGTGGTGGCGAGGTTGATGGCGTCCGGGCTTTTCAGGGCGGTGGCGAACAGCAGGTACACCGGGATCAGGAAGAACAGTGCCGCCACGACCAGCAGGGCGTACATGAGAATCCGGCCGGGCTGGATGGGTTTGCGGGGGGTGGTGGGGGCCGGGGCGGCCTTGGCGGGGGCGCTGGTCATGCGTGACCATCCTCCTGTTTGAACTGGGAAGCGAGGTAGGGAACGATCACGAACGCCACCAGGATCAGCAGGATGGTGCCGATCGCGGCGCCCAGCGAGAACTGGTTCTGCCGGAAACTGGTGAGGTACATGTTCAGTGCCGGAACGCTGGTCGCGACGTTGTCGGGGCCGGCCATGGCGTACACCAGGTCGAAGATCTTGAGGCTGATGTGGCCCAGCACGATCATCGCCGACAGGCTGATGGGTGCCAGCAGCGGGAAGATCACGTGCCGGTACAGGCCCAGGTCGTTGGCACCGTCTACCTTCGCGGCCTCGCGGAGTTCTTCCGGAATACCGCGCAGGCCCGCGAGGTACAGGGCCATGGTGTAGCCGCTCATCTGCCACACGGCGGCGATGATGATGCCGATCAATGCGAGGTTGAAGCCGTGCAGTTCCGGGGCGGGCAGCATCTTCACGTTCGGGCCGATCAGCAGCGCCCAGACGATCAGGATGGCGGCGCAGACGGCCGCGACCACCGTGCGGGTGCGGTCGCCGCTGCGGGCAGCGCGCACGGCCATGACGATCAGGACGATGCCGACCACGCTGGCGGTCAGGAGCGGCAGTTTGTTCCAGTCGAATTTCAGGATGGCGTCACTGCTGCTCAGCCAGCCGAAGGTGCCCGGCTGAGCGCCGAACAGCGTGGGGGCCTGGTTCAGGCCGCCCTGGGGTTGCAGCATCCAGCGCCAGATGGTGCCGGTCACGATGAACGACAGGCTCATGGGGAACAGGAAGATGGTGCGCCACAGCCCCTCGCCTTTCGGGTTGCGGTCCAGGATCAGCGCCAGACCCAGGCCCAGGCCCAGGCAGCCCAGGATGAAGAAGATCGTGAAGAAGATGGTGCTGATCATCTCCTGCCGGAAACGGCCCTGCAGGAACCCGCTGAACAGTTCCTGGTAGTTGGCGAGGCCCACCCAGCGGATGATGGGGTCCAGGGCCAGTGCCTGCGCGGGGTCGTTGCCCCAGTCGGTCATGCTGACGTACACGCTGCGGGCAATGAAGCCGTACACGAACACGGCGATCAATATGATGCTGGGGGCCAGGACGGCAATGGACCACAGGCGATCTTTACTCAGGCCTTTCAAAATCGGGCCTCCTTTCTGGCCGGAACGGCGTCTGGGCGTACCGGCCCGTGAACTCGGTGGTGCGGGGGTGCGGGCGACAGGCTGATCGTGACATGCGGGCGGTGGCCGTGTGGTCAGGTGTCTGCGTGGTCAGGTGGCCGTGTGGCGGCTGCGTTGAAGCGCTTCCGTTTCGGGGGCTGGTCCACGGGCACGGCACGTATCAAGGGGTGTGGGCTGCGGGCTCAGGCGGCGGGCGTGTGCCCGCGTGACCTGAAACCCACAACCCACAACCGGACAGCTGGGGAAGTGTGATCCGCATCCGGCCCGGACCCCACGGTGGGGGCCCAGGCGGGCGGGTTACTTGCCGATGCCGGCGCGGACGGCCAGCTGCTGCGCGGCGGCGGCGGCCCCGGCGCTGTTCTTGCTGGCGACGAACTGGTCGATCACGGCCCCGAAGGCGCTGGTGAAGCTTTCGGGCGCGACGGCGCCGTGCACGAGGCTGCCGACGATCTTGTTGCTCTTCCAGTCGGCGGCGGCGCTCTTGCTGTAGGTGTTGTACTTGCTCAGGTCGCTGTCGGTGCGCGCGGCGATCGAGCCTTTCAGGGGGTTGAAGGCGTCCTGTCCGGCCTTGCTGCCCAGGACTTTCAGCCAGTTCATGGCCTCGGCGCGGTTCTTGGCGCCCTTGGGCAGACCGAAGGAGTCGGCCAGCATCACGAAGGTCTTGGTGGTGCCGGGGGCGGGCGCCCAGCCGAAGCCGGTGTTCGGGGCGAGTTTCTTGGTGGTCGTGAAGTACCCGGCCGCCCAGTCGCCCATGATGTTGAAGGCGCTGGTGCCGTCGATGATGCGGTCACTGGCCTGCTGCCAGCTGAGGCCCGAAGCGTCCTTGTTGGCGCAGTCCATGACCTTGCCGAAGGTGGTGAAGCCCGCGACGACCTTGGGGTCCGTGAACTTCATCTTGCCGGACCAGAGGTTCTCCCAGCCCTGCGCGCCCAGGGTGCCGA from Deinococcus seoulensis encodes the following:
- a CDS encoding ATP-binding protein; this translates as MTTPETLHVFVVAADPGRALQLTPLLPRAVVKHIPDAESLLRESHVIIPDVALLYTSTPGVPLHQVLPMLRQRAELSGTQWLGVGTQGLGELLAAGADALISDATPPEAMALQVRTMLARAQQHREALTRVASLQRRMDTWEHEERVRDQLVHMLVHDLKNPIAAVMGLIEIVQDDPRVPEDNRELLKVAHDETQHLLHLAANMLDVRKIQAGKMNLKRELMFTPMFREVIEQARGDVGSGLRDRHVRVDIEADMSPASADPEILRRVLANLISNALKHTTTGGVITIMAKSIPEGVQVMVRDDGEGIPADDIPNLFAAFEQSRLTLHGRFDTGMGLAFCKLAVEEHGGTIRVESERGKGASFIFTVPSAQDNDDDDFVELV
- the nuoF gene encoding NADH-quinone oxidoreductase subunit NuoF, with amino-acid sequence MTATAPTPPKPITSAKDPRFAPTLYAHVGQEGSWTLPYYRRNGGYEPVKRAFAMGPDAVIEEVKKSGLRGRGGAGFATGLKWSFMPLKDGKPHYIICNADESEPGSFKDRYLLSEDPHQLIEGMIIAAYAMRASVGYIYIRGEYVHAAERVWAAIHEAREAGLLGQNILGSGFDFQLFVHRGAGAYICGEETALMNSLEGLRANPRLKPPFPAAAGLYGLPTTINNVETFCAATQILRYGADWHAGMGTEKSKGMKLFQISGPVARPGVYELPLGTTFRELIYDWAGGPLEEMKAIIPGGSSCPMLPWTDAILDTPMDYESVAAAGSMLGTGGVTLIPKADCIVNATWNLVRFYGHESCGKCTPCREGISGWMTRMYQKLVTGRGQPGDVQLILDMSDNIGGRSFCALADACLGPVLSSIKHFREEYDALAGTQQPLYPARKRWRDA
- a CDS encoding NADH-quinone oxidoreductase subunit C, which encodes MDPLKPADARPMGREGVAQSSTSAAPAVTPAAAPAPAPAAPSRNVTSRDVTGLIAELGLTEDHAAEPTALVTPGDLLRAAQALKDHGFMLMDTVGIDYSTYTEARPKRFAVLHNIYHPRDHRRVFLRVWLDDGEALPSLYPIWRAANYLEREVYDLMGVSFTGHPDLRKVLTPDDLEGHPLRKDFPLGETPTLFRDGRFLDPAAFRAGLTGQSSGLTGYRGELRRGRGEDRTPPVMPEGGPK
- a CDS encoding NuoB/complex I 20 kDa subunit family protein — translated: MPLKELFEKDWQELESEGILFSSLEKLVAWGRSNSLWPATFGLACCAIEMMSSTDGRNDLARFGSEVFRASPRQADVMIVAGRLSKKMAPVMRRVYDQMPDPKWVISMGACASSGGMFNNYAIVQNVDSVVPVDIFVPGCPPRPEALIYAVMQLQKKVRGEAFDQLGHQLPMVDAWTR
- a CDS encoding carbohydrate ABC transporter permease — encoded protein: MKGLSKDRLWSIAVLAPSIILIAVFVYGFIARSVYVSMTDWGNDPAQALALDPIIRWVGLANYQELFSGFLQGRFRQEMISTIFFTIFFILGCLGLGLGLALILDRNPKGEGLWRTIFLFPMSLSFIVTGTIWRWMLQPQGGLNQAPTLFGAQPGTFGWLSSSDAILKFDWNKLPLLTASVVGIVLIVMAVRAARSGDRTRTVVAAVCAAILIVWALLIGPNVKMLPAPELHGFNLALIGIIIAAVWQMSGYTMALYLAGLRGIPEELREAAKVDGANDLGLYRHVIFPLLAPISLSAMIVLGHISLKIFDLVYAMAGPDNVATSVPALNMYLTSFRQNQFSLGAAIGTILLILVAFVIVPYLASQFKQEDGHA
- a CDS encoding carbohydrate ABC transporter permease, which encodes MTSAPAKAAPAPTTPRKPIQPGRILMYALLVVAALFFLIPVYLLFATALKSPDAINLATTWHWPAALNWASFSEAWGKIGGNMLNSLFLAVVATLLSAMLGSLNGYALSKWKFRGANTLFALMLFGMFIPYQAVLIPLFQFIKSIGLYGSIWGLILAHVVYGIPITTLIFRNFYADVPDALVEAATIDGAGFWSIYRLVIFPISIPGFVVVIIWQFTQVWNEFLFAATLTNTTSQPVTYALSQLAGGQAVSWNLPMAGAILAALPTLLVYILLGRYFVRGLLAGSVKG
- a CDS encoding ABC transporter substrate-binding protein; its protein translation is MKKALLIAAALAVTTSASAAGKLEIFSWWSGDEGPALEALVKLYKQKYPSVAVDNATVSGGAGTNAKAVLKTRMLGGTPPDSFQAHAGQELIGTWVVAGRMEDLSSLFKSEGFDKAFPKDLIKLISTNGKIWSVPVNVHRSNVMWYNPAKLKAWGVTVPKTWPEFLKTCSTLKAKGVAAPLVVGENWTQQHLWESVMIGTLGAQGWENLWSGKMKFTDPKVVAGFTTFGKVMDCANKDASGLSWQQASDRIIDGTSAFNIMGDWAAGYFTTTKKLAPNTGFGWAPAPGTTKTFVMLADSFGLPKGAKNRAEAMNWLKVLGSKAGQDAFNPLKGSIAARTDSDLSKYNTYSKSAAADWKSNKIVGSLVHGAVAPESFTSAFGAVIDQFVASKNSAGAAAAAQQLAVRAGIGK
- the nuoE gene encoding NADH-quinone oxidoreductase subunit NuoE gives rise to the protein MSYFAEKQPLVADIFSRYPDSPQGRRSALMPLLREVQDAEGFVSEARMAEIAALCGTTATEVRSVMSFYSTYHTLPTGKYHLQVCSTLMCALAGSDELWDHLVETLDVQPGEVSADGRFSVQKVECLGSCGTAPMMQINDDGYYENVGPSKCARILTSLRNDLQPLPDNPVPVTVGADGRQVLASGQAVGSSVTGLHRLPEQAGGEA
- the nuoD gene encoding NADH dehydrogenase (quinone) subunit D, producing MHTQIMSLNVGPQHPSTHGVLRLVVDMDGEYVVKVTPHMGYLHTGFEKTFENRTYQQGVTYAPRTDYLHSFGHELAYVLSVEKLLGADVPERATTVRVILHELGRIHSHLVFVGTGLLDLGALTPFFYAFREKEALQDLFEAVCGYRMNQGYFRVGGLSRDIPDDWAPRVEKFLDQMERGVTEYTTLFAQNPIFLDRARGVGVIPPEVALDLGLTGPNLRASGVPLDHRKDNPYCGYETYDFNVITSPDGDSLARFNMRLLEFGESIKIVRQGLRRLKPGPVKDPNRKISLPPRHELETSMEAVIHHFKLVTEGFHPPLGEVYVPVESARGEVGYYIVSDGGSMPYRVKIRAPSFVNLQALEYACVGAQFADLITILATIDPVLGDVDR
- a CDS encoding NADH-quinone oxidoreductase subunit A, giving the protein MLLVALGIGIVAVLASALLGPKKASRTKLMAYESGNDPERGGVGTGQRFPVHFYLVAMLFIIFDIETAFFYPLAVAYQKLIPFAFFEAITFVLLLLVGYVYVLKKKVLEWA